One segment of Macaca fascicularis isolate 582-1 chromosome 2, T2T-MFA8v1.1 DNA contains the following:
- the LOC102125178 gene encoding LOW QUALITY PROTEIN: uncharacterized protein ARIH2OS (The sequence of the model RefSeq protein was modified relative to this genomic sequence to represent the inferred CDS: inserted 2 bases in 1 codon; deleted 1 base in 1 codon) — protein sequence MLEQRTGGGGCPGLPGDGEGGVPARPGRLAERPPQLPAKVNKAATCAAHLPGAAASRPLSPDEPDRVRPGQRDWIGEKRRQRRRADAGQARAASSRRVVPAAPEVLGAVASLPDRGRPTVAQVATGSWLEGLFSAASLQFSALTHSLTRVRQVPTASGATFRLPASPVEMFLTNAFLTALSFHCXYSGIGHGEDILASVECLKTIVSRPLSGLRGAGPGISAYTPRRSPGGPRAATIPRFRFPRRGLVRRPVRLTVTVQGCILTALLAVSFHTIGVVIMTSSYLLGPVVKWCG from the exons ATGCTCGAACAGCGAACCGGCGGTGGGGGGTGCCCGGGCCTCCCGGGCGACGGCGAAGGCGGAGTCCCGGCCCGGCCGGGGAGGTTGGCTGAGAGGCCCCCCCAGCTGCCCGCCAAAGTAAACAAGGCCGCGACGTGCGCTGCGCACTTACCGGGAGCTGCGGCCTCGCGGCCGCTGAGCCCGGACGAGCCAGACCGGGTCAGGCCGGGCCAGAGGGACTGGATTGGGGAGAAGCGGCGGCAGAGGCGGCGGGCCGACGCCGGTCAAGCCCGTGCTGCTTCCTCCAGAAGAGTCGTCCCCGCAGCTCCGGAAGTACTTGGCGCCGTTGCGTCACTTCCGGATCGGGGTCGACCCACGGTCGCTCAGGTCGCGACTGGCTCCTGGTTAGAGGGCCTCTTTAGCGCCGCCTCCTTGCAATTTAGCGCTCTGACCCATAGTCTGACTAGGGTACGGCAGGTGCCGACCGCGTCTGGAGCCACCTTTCGCCTACCAGCGTCTCCCGTTGAGATGTTCTTAACCAACGCGTTTCTCACCGCCTTGTCATTTCACTG GTACTCCGGGATCGGGCACGGAGAAGACATCCTGGCGTCGGTGGAATGTCTAAAG ACCATTGTTTCCCGGCCGCTATCTGGTCTGAGGGGAGCTGGGCCGGGAATTTCTGCCTACACCCCAAGGCGGTCGCCGGGTGGCCCCAGAGCTGCAACCATACCACGCTTTCGCTTCCCCCGCCGCGGCCTCGTTCGCCGCCCAGTTCGACTTACCGTCACCGTGCAAGGTTGCATCTTAACTGCCTTGCTTGCCGTTTCTTTTCACACTATAGGAGTTGTCATCATGACTTCCAGTTACCTTTTGGGACCGGTTGTCAAATGGTGTGGCTAG